One region of Streptomyces subrutilus genomic DNA includes:
- a CDS encoding sensor histidine kinase — MRARLLPLLVVLMAGTLLALGFPLAVSLAAGQQQRVVVDRIDDSARFAALAQFVIDAEGAGSSGADERIATLQHELARYQDVYGIRVGIFYRDDNAMARAPGWWQLPESGEGREAFKEALAGRRSHDPGQVWPWQTDARLLVASPVVLDGDVVAVVATESPTDQMRGRILRGWLLIASGLAAAMLVAFGAALRLTSWVLKPVQTLDAAAHGIATGRMNSRVAAAGGPPELQRLARSFNEMADNVEEVLEQQRAFVADASHQLRNPLAALLLRIELLALELPEGNEEIASVRTEGKRLTQVLDDLLDLALAEHASAEISLTDIGALTAERVAAWSPYAEEKGVRLIGTGRSAVTGWADPIALSSALDAVIDNALKFTPEGEEVEVSVSVRERTVRVAVADRGPGLTEDELLRIGDRFWRSGRHQNVKGSGLGLSISRALLAAGGGSLSYETNPPHGLRVTVTVPRTAPHTP; from the coding sequence GTGCGCGCCAGGCTCCTCCCGCTGCTCGTCGTCCTGATGGCGGGCACGCTCCTCGCGCTCGGCTTCCCGCTCGCCGTGAGCCTGGCCGCCGGACAGCAGCAGCGGGTGGTCGTCGACCGGATCGACGACAGTGCCCGCTTCGCCGCCCTGGCCCAGTTCGTCATCGACGCCGAGGGCGCCGGATCCAGCGGCGCCGACGAGCGCATCGCGACCCTCCAGCACGAACTCGCCCGCTACCAGGACGTGTACGGCATCCGTGTCGGCATCTTCTACCGCGACGACAACGCCATGGCCCGGGCCCCCGGCTGGTGGCAGCTCCCCGAGTCCGGAGAGGGCCGCGAGGCCTTCAAGGAGGCACTGGCCGGGCGGCGCAGCCACGACCCGGGCCAGGTGTGGCCCTGGCAGACGGACGCCAGACTCCTCGTCGCCTCTCCGGTGGTCCTCGACGGGGACGTGGTCGCCGTCGTCGCCACCGAATCGCCCACCGACCAGATGCGCGGCCGGATCCTGCGGGGCTGGCTGCTCATCGCGAGCGGGCTCGCCGCCGCCATGCTGGTCGCCTTCGGCGCCGCCCTGCGGCTCACCAGTTGGGTCCTCAAGCCCGTGCAGACCCTGGACGCGGCCGCCCACGGCATCGCCACCGGGCGGATGAACTCGCGCGTCGCGGCCGCCGGCGGCCCTCCGGAACTCCAACGCCTGGCCCGCTCGTTCAACGAGATGGCCGACAACGTCGAAGAGGTGCTGGAGCAGCAGCGGGCGTTCGTCGCCGACGCCTCCCACCAGCTGCGCAACCCGCTCGCCGCGCTGCTCCTGCGGATCGAGCTGCTCGCCCTCGAACTCCCCGAGGGAAACGAGGAGATCGCCTCCGTGCGCACCGAGGGCAAGCGCCTGACCCAGGTCCTGGACGACCTGCTGGACCTGGCGCTGGCCGAGCACGCCTCCGCCGAGATCAGCCTCACCGACATCGGCGCGCTGACCGCCGAACGGGTCGCTGCCTGGAGCCCGTACGCCGAGGAGAAGGGCGTACGGCTCATCGGCACGGGCCGCTCCGCCGTCACGGGCTGGGCCGACCCCATCGCGCTGTCCAGCGCGCTCGACGCCGTCATCGACAACGCCCTGAAGTTCACCCCCGAGGGGGAGGAAGTCGAGGTCTCGGTCTCGGTCCGCGAACGCACCGTGCGCGTGGCCGTCGCCGACCGCGGCCCCGGCCTCACCGAGGACGAGCTGCTCCGCATCGGCGACCGGTTCTGGCGCAGCGGCCGGCACCAGAACGTCAAGGGGTCCGGGCTCGGCCTGTCGATCTCCCGGGCGCTGCTCGCCGCGGGCGGCGGGTCCCTCTCGTACGAGACGAACCCGCCGCACGGCCTGCGGGTGACGGTGACGGTGCCGCGCACCGCACCGCACACCCCCTGA
- a CDS encoding glutamate ABC transporter substrate-binding protein: MKISKAVAAAAAAVALALTATACGGGSDKGASDGGASGDAKNKIVIGIKFDQPGLGLKTPDGKYTGFDVDVATYVAKELGYQPDQIEWKQAVSAERENLISNGDVKLVVASYTINDKRKEKVDFAGPYFLAHQDLLVRADDTSITKAEDLNKKKLCSVTGSTSAQNVKTKLAPEADLLEQGGYSDCLTGLENKKVDALTTDNSILAGYAAQDNNKGKFKLVGLSLSNEPYGIGLKKGDKDLQTKVNAALKKMVADGAWEAAVQKNFGPANYKSEPAPQITEGS, encoded by the coding sequence ATGAAGATCTCCAAGGCCGTTGCGGCCGCGGCCGCAGCCGTCGCTCTCGCCCTGACCGCGACCGCCTGTGGCGGCGGCAGCGACAAGGGTGCCAGTGACGGCGGTGCGTCCGGTGACGCCAAGAACAAGATCGTCATCGGCATCAAGTTCGACCAGCCGGGTCTGGGCCTCAAGACCCCGGACGGCAAGTACACGGGCTTCGACGTCGACGTCGCGACGTACGTGGCCAAGGAGCTGGGCTACCAGCCGGACCAGATCGAGTGGAAGCAGGCGGTCAGCGCCGAGCGCGAGAACCTGATCTCCAACGGCGACGTGAAGCTGGTCGTGGCGAGCTACACGATCAACGACAAGCGCAAGGAGAAGGTCGACTTCGCCGGCCCGTACTTCCTCGCGCACCAGGACCTGCTGGTCCGCGCCGACGACACCTCGATCACCAAGGCCGAGGACCTGAACAAGAAGAAGCTCTGCTCGGTCACCGGCTCCACGTCGGCGCAGAACGTCAAGACCAAGCTGGCCCCGGAGGCCGACCTGCTCGAGCAGGGTGGGTACTCCGACTGCCTGACCGGCCTGGAGAACAAGAAGGTCGACGCCCTCACCACGGACAACTCGATCCTGGCGGGCTACGCGGCGCAGGACAACAACAAGGGCAAGTTCAAGCTGGTCGGGCTGAGCCTGAGCAACGAGCCCTACGGCATCGGTCTGAAGAAGGGCGACAAGGACCTCCAGACCAAGGTCAACGCCGCGCTGAAGAAGATGGTCGCGGACGGCGCCTGGGAGGCGGCCGTGCAGAAGAACTTCGGTCCGGCCAACTACAAGAGCGAGCCTGCCCCGCAGATCACCGAAGGCAGCTGA
- a CDS encoding ROK family protein, protein MTTPTAPFPTPRAGASAAGLTVAIDIGGTKIAGALVHPDGTMTATTRRPTPPSRDADTVMAAVTEVIADLSGSPLWPSAVRCGIGSAGPVDSSRGTVSPVNIGAWREFPVLDRITEELAARGAAVPAVLAGDGVAMTAAEHWLGAARGHANALCMVVSTGVGGGLILNNQLHPGPTGNAGHIGHITVAFDGDPCVCGSRGCVESIASGTAIAGWARARGWTPAEPGGDATAAGVAAAAEAGDAVALAAFDRAGRALAAAIAATATLVETDIAVIGGGVAASGETLFAPIRGHLADYATLSFVQGLKVVPASLGTHAGLIGAAAAATMLLPQAGTPTATA, encoded by the coding sequence GTGACCACTCCCACCGCCCCGTTCCCCACGCCGCGCGCCGGCGCCTCGGCCGCAGGCCTCACGGTGGCGATCGACATCGGCGGGACCAAGATCGCCGGGGCGCTCGTGCACCCCGACGGCACGATGACGGCCACGACCCGCCGTCCCACCCCGCCCTCCCGGGACGCGGACACCGTGATGGCGGCGGTCACCGAGGTCATCGCCGACTTGTCCGGCTCCCCGCTGTGGCCCTCCGCCGTCCGCTGCGGGATCGGCAGCGCCGGCCCGGTGGACTCCTCCCGGGGCACGGTCAGCCCGGTCAACATCGGGGCGTGGCGGGAGTTCCCGGTCCTCGACCGGATCACGGAGGAGCTCGCGGCACGCGGAGCCGCCGTCCCCGCCGTACTGGCCGGTGACGGCGTGGCGATGACCGCGGCGGAACACTGGCTGGGCGCGGCCCGGGGCCACGCGAACGCCCTGTGCATGGTGGTCTCCACCGGGGTCGGAGGCGGCCTCATCCTGAACAACCAGCTCCACCCCGGTCCCACTGGCAACGCAGGCCACATCGGCCACATCACCGTGGCCTTCGACGGCGACCCCTGCGTCTGCGGCAGCCGGGGCTGCGTCGAGTCCATCGCCTCCGGCACCGCCATCGCCGGCTGGGCCCGCGCCCGGGGCTGGACCCCGGCGGAGCCCGGCGGCGACGCCACGGCGGCCGGCGTGGCCGCCGCCGCCGAGGCCGGGGACGCGGTCGCGCTGGCCGCCTTCGACCGGGCGGGCCGCGCCCTGGCGGCGGCCATCGCGGCCACGGCGACCCTCGTCGAGACGGACATCGCGGTGATCGGCGGCGGTGTCGCCGCCTCCGGCGAAACCCTCTTCGCCCCGATCCGCGGCCATCTCGCCGACTACGCCACGCTGTCCTTCGTCCAGGGCCTGAAGGTGGTCCCGGCGAGCCTGGGCACGCACGCGGGCCTGATCGGCGCGGCCGCCGCGGCGACCATGCTGCTGCCCCAGGCCGGAACGCCGACCGCTACGGCTTGA
- a CDS encoding LacI family DNA-binding transcriptional regulator: MARRPTIKDIARRAGVSQSAVSFALNGRPGVSDDTRARIRRVAEELGWQANSAARALSGERSGAVGLVLARPAHTLGVESFFLQLVSGIQEVLSAARTALLFQVVEDIDAECAVYRRWWAERRVDGVLVVDPRTRDPRPALLGELALPAVMVGEGNPSRAEAAVSSVRADDAGAMTRILDHLHGLGHRRIVHIAGLPDLAHTARRIEALRTEAARRGLGPDRVRSVVTDYSDAEGAAATRRVLAEPEPPTALVYDNDVMAVAGIAVAAELGIAVPGRLSLVAWDDSALCRVTHPRLTALVRDTAGFGRLAAQELLAVLAGRPPAVRTSEQPRLEPRESTAPPAAHTES; encoded by the coding sequence ATGGCCCGCAGACCCACCATCAAGGACATCGCCCGCCGCGCCGGGGTGTCGCAGAGCGCCGTCTCCTTCGCGCTCAACGGCCGGCCGGGCGTCTCCGACGACACCCGTGCCCGCATCCGCCGCGTCGCCGAAGAGCTCGGCTGGCAGGCCAACAGCGCCGCCCGGGCCCTGTCCGGCGAACGCTCCGGAGCCGTCGGACTGGTCCTCGCGCGCCCCGCGCACACGCTCGGCGTCGAATCCTTCTTCCTCCAGCTCGTCTCCGGCATCCAGGAGGTCCTCTCCGCCGCCCGGACCGCGCTGCTGTTCCAGGTCGTCGAGGACATCGACGCCGAGTGCGCCGTCTACCGCCGCTGGTGGGCCGAGCGGCGGGTCGACGGCGTCCTCGTCGTCGACCCCCGTACCCGCGACCCGCGCCCCGCACTGCTCGGGGAGCTGGCCCTGCCCGCCGTCATGGTCGGCGAGGGGAACCCCTCCCGGGCCGAAGCCGCCGTCTCCTCGGTCCGGGCCGACGACGCCGGGGCGATGACCCGGATCCTGGACCACCTCCACGGGCTCGGCCACCGCCGCATCGTTCACATCGCCGGGCTCCCCGACCTCGCCCACACGGCCCGCCGCATCGAGGCGCTGCGCACCGAGGCCGCCCGCCGGGGGCTCGGCCCCGACCGGGTGCGCTCGGTCGTCACCGACTACTCCGACGCCGAGGGCGCGGCGGCCACCCGCAGGGTCCTCGCCGAGCCGGAGCCCCCCACCGCGCTCGTCTACGACAACGACGTGATGGCCGTCGCCGGGATCGCGGTCGCCGCCGAGCTCGGCATCGCCGTGCCCGGCCGGCTCTCCCTGGTGGCCTGGGACGACTCCGCACTGTGCCGGGTCACCCACCCCCGGCTCACCGCCCTCGTCCGGGACACCGCCGGCTTCGGCCGGCTCGCCGCCCAGGAACTCCTCGCCGTCCTCGCGGGACGGCCCCCCGCGGTGCGCACGAGCGAGCAGCCGCGGCTGGAGCCCCGCGAGAGTACGGCGCCGCCGGCGGCGCATACTGAATCCTGA
- a CDS encoding amino acid ABC transporter ATP-binding protein, which produces MSGVSVTKDVQDAAGAADDLVVLSNVNKHFGALHVLQDIDLSIARGEVVVVIGPSGSGKSTLCRTINRLETIDSGTITLDGKELPSEGRELARLRADVGMVFQSFNLFAHKTVLQNVMLGQLKVRKTDQAAAHAKAVALLDRVGVGSQADKYPAQLSGGQQQRVAIARALAMEPKVMLFDEPTSALDPEMINEVLEVMQQLAREGMTMVVVTHEMGFARSAANRVVFMADGKIVEEATPEQFFSNPRSDRAKDFLSKILHH; this is translated from the coding sequence ATGAGCGGAGTATCAGTGACCAAGGACGTGCAGGACGCGGCCGGCGCCGCGGACGACCTGGTCGTACTGAGCAACGTCAACAAGCACTTCGGCGCGCTGCACGTGCTTCAGGACATCGATCTGAGCATTGCCCGCGGTGAGGTCGTCGTGGTGATCGGTCCTTCGGGATCGGGCAAGTCCACGCTGTGCCGGACCATCAACCGGCTGGAGACCATCGACTCGGGCACCATCACGCTCGACGGCAAGGAGCTGCCCTCGGAGGGCAGGGAACTCGCCCGGCTGCGCGCCGACGTCGGCATGGTGTTCCAGTCGTTCAACCTCTTCGCGCACAAGACGGTGCTCCAGAACGTGATGCTGGGCCAGCTCAAGGTCCGCAAGACGGACCAGGCGGCCGCCCACGCCAAGGCGGTGGCCCTGTTGGACCGGGTGGGCGTCGGCTCGCAGGCCGACAAGTACCCGGCGCAGCTCTCCGGCGGCCAGCAGCAGCGTGTGGCGATCGCCCGCGCGCTGGCCATGGAGCCGAAGGTGATGCTCTTCGACGAGCCGACCTCGGCGCTCGACCCGGAGATGATCAACGAGGTGCTGGAGGTCATGCAGCAGCTCGCCCGGGAGGGGATGACCATGGTGGTGGTCACGCACGAGATGGGCTTCGCCCGCTCCGCGGCCAACCGGGTCGTCTTCATGGCCGACGGCAAGATCGTCGAAGAGGCCACGCCCGAGCAGTTCTTCAGCAACCCGCGCAGCGACCGGGCGAAGGACTTCCTGTCGAAGATCCTGCACCACTGA
- a CDS encoding glycoside hydrolase 5 family protein: MHEDALRFGANYTPSRGWFHHWLDFDLDEVRADLDSLAALGLDHVRVFPLWPVFQPNRTLIRPRAVEQLVALADAAAERGLDVAVDGLQGHLSSFDFLPAWTRTWHRRSLFADRQVVSGQAEYLRTLAAALADRPNFLGMTVGNEINQFSDDPHPDPDRITPRQAARWLERMLAACEEGAPGRFHVHAEYDAAWYRDGHPFTVAQAARLGAATAVHSWVFNGTAQRHGPAGTATEQHAAYLIELSKAWALDPHRPVWLQEVGSPAPLIGAERAAAFTEATVAGALDCPDLWGVTWWCSHDVSRELADFPELEYGLGLLTNDRRTKPAGAALARIAARWRGRAHRPAVRSTALVVDVGGADAAPRRSVCAPGGAFFEAWAALTAQGVRPAVVLAELAADPAHLSSRGITEVLRVPEPT, encoded by the coding sequence GTGCACGAAGACGCGCTCCGTTTCGGTGCCAACTACACGCCCTCCCGGGGCTGGTTCCACCACTGGCTGGACTTCGACCTCGACGAGGTCAGGGCGGATCTCGACTCGCTCGCCGCACTCGGGCTGGACCACGTCCGCGTGTTTCCCCTGTGGCCGGTGTTCCAGCCGAACCGGACGCTGATCCGGCCGCGCGCCGTGGAGCAGCTCGTCGCGCTCGCCGACGCGGCCGCCGAACGCGGCCTCGACGTCGCGGTGGACGGGCTCCAGGGACACCTGTCGAGCTTCGACTTCCTGCCCGCCTGGACCAGGACCTGGCACCGGCGCAGCCTGTTCGCCGACCGGCAGGTCGTCTCCGGCCAGGCGGAGTACCTGCGCACGCTGGCCGCCGCCCTCGCGGACCGGCCCAACTTCCTGGGCATGACCGTCGGCAACGAGATCAACCAGTTCTCCGACGACCCCCACCCCGACCCCGACCGGATCACCCCGCGGCAGGCCGCGCGCTGGCTGGAGCGGATGCTCGCCGCCTGCGAGGAGGGCGCGCCCGGGCGGTTCCACGTGCACGCCGAGTACGACGCCGCCTGGTACCGCGACGGGCACCCCTTCACCGTCGCCCAGGCCGCGCGGCTGGGCGCGGCCACCGCAGTGCACTCCTGGGTGTTCAACGGCACCGCCCAGCGCCACGGCCCGGCGGGGACGGCCACCGAGCAGCACGCCGCGTACCTGATCGAGCTGTCCAAGGCCTGGGCGCTCGACCCGCACCGCCCGGTGTGGCTCCAGGAGGTCGGCTCCCCCGCCCCGCTGATCGGGGCCGAGCGGGCGGCCGCGTTCACCGAAGCCACTGTGGCGGGCGCCCTGGACTGCCCGGACCTGTGGGGCGTGACCTGGTGGTGCTCGCACGACGTCTCCCGGGAGCTCGCGGACTTCCCCGAGCTGGAGTACGGCCTCGGCCTGCTCACCAACGACCGCCGCACCAAGCCCGCCGGGGCCGCCCTCGCCCGGATCGCCGCGCGGTGGCGGGGGCGCGCGCACCGTCCCGCCGTACGGTCCACCGCGCTGGTGGTGGACGTCGGCGGGGCGGACGCGGCTCCGCGGCGCTCGGTGTGCGCGCCCGGCGGCGCGTTCTTCGAGGCGTGGGCGGCGCTCACCGCGCAGGGGGTCCGGCCGGCGGTGGTGCTGGCCGAACTCGCCGCGGACCCCGCGCACCTGTCCTCGCGCGGCATCACCGAGGTGTTGCGCGTCCCCGAACCGACCTGA
- a CDS encoding response regulator transcription factor, producing MRLLLVEDDDHVAAALSAILARHGFQVTHARSGEEALQALLPAGAPPFGVVLLDLGLPDQDGYEVCGKIRKRTATPVIMVTARADVRSRIHGLNMGADDYVVKPYDTGELLARIHAVARRTGASEEAAATGTGTPTTVRLGSVSIELPTRRVSVDGADVPLTRKEFDLLALLAQRPGVVFRREQIISEVWRTSWEGTGRTLEVHVASLRSKLRMPALIETVRGVGYRLVAPTSP from the coding sequence ATGAGACTGCTGCTCGTCGAGGACGACGACCACGTCGCCGCCGCCCTGTCCGCGATCCTCGCCCGGCACGGCTTCCAGGTCACCCACGCCCGCAGCGGCGAGGAGGCCCTCCAGGCCCTGCTGCCCGCCGGAGCCCCGCCCTTCGGCGTCGTCCTGCTCGACCTCGGGCTGCCCGACCAGGACGGCTACGAGGTGTGCGGCAAGATCCGCAAGCGCACCGCCACGCCGGTCATCATGGTGACCGCGCGGGCCGACGTGCGCTCCCGCATCCACGGCCTGAACATGGGCGCCGACGACTACGTCGTCAAGCCCTACGACACCGGCGAACTCCTGGCCCGCATCCACGCGGTCGCCCGGCGCACCGGCGCCTCCGAAGAAGCCGCCGCCACCGGCACCGGGACGCCCACCACGGTCCGGCTCGGCTCCGTCAGCATCGAGCTGCCCACCCGCCGGGTCAGCGTCGACGGCGCCGACGTGCCGCTCACCCGCAAGGAGTTCGACCTGCTGGCGCTCCTCGCGCAGCGGCCCGGGGTCGTCTTCCGCCGCGAGCAGATCATCAGCGAGGTGTGGCGCACCAGCTGGGAGGGCACGGGCCGCACCCTCGAGGTCCACGTCGCCTCGCTGCGCTCCAAGCTGCGCATGCCCGCCCTCATCGAGACCGTCCGCGGGGTGGGCTACCGGCTCGTCGCCCCCACCAGCCCCTAA
- a CDS encoding TAXI family TRAP transporter solute-binding subunit — translation MPHVPPRISRRHALRALVAVLALLGVLVWWLKPFGEPELKGELTFSTGVRTGVYHRYGELLEQQLRQDMPGVEVRLETSEGSQQNLQRLAAGEADFTVATADAVAKYRQDGKPGADSLRGVARLYDDYVQLVVPAGSPVQSARDLRGKRVAIGQPGSGVRLISERLLTAAGLDPVRDVTPVSIGIDTMPAELEAGRIDAFFWSGGLPTNAVRELSERFDIRLVQLGDLVERLQGSGSPARYYRAAVMPQDAYARARNTSAVATLAVPNLLVTTEGTDLGLTEQFTRTVIASRDDIGREVHAAQLVDLRTAIYTDPLDLHEGARRHYRSVKP, via the coding sequence ATGCCTCACGTACCGCCCCGGATCAGCAGGCGCCACGCCCTGCGGGCCCTGGTGGCCGTACTCGCCCTGCTCGGCGTCCTGGTCTGGTGGCTGAAACCCTTCGGGGAGCCGGAGCTCAAGGGGGAGCTGACCTTCAGCACGGGCGTCAGGACCGGGGTCTACCACCGGTACGGAGAGCTGCTGGAGCAGCAGCTGCGGCAGGACATGCCCGGGGTGGAGGTGCGGCTGGAGACCAGCGAGGGCTCGCAGCAGAACCTGCAGCGGCTGGCCGCCGGGGAGGCGGACTTCACGGTGGCGACGGCGGACGCGGTGGCCAAGTACCGGCAGGACGGCAAGCCCGGCGCCGACTCGCTGCGCGGGGTCGCCCGGCTCTACGACGACTACGTGCAGCTGGTGGTGCCGGCCGGGTCCCCGGTGCAGTCGGCGCGGGACCTGCGGGGCAAGCGGGTGGCGATCGGACAGCCGGGATCCGGGGTGCGGCTCATCTCGGAGCGGCTGCTGACGGCTGCCGGGCTGGACCCGGTGCGGGACGTCACCCCGGTGTCCATCGGCATCGACACCATGCCGGCCGAGCTGGAGGCCGGGCGGATCGACGCCTTCTTCTGGTCGGGCGGACTGCCGACGAACGCGGTGCGGGAACTGTCGGAGCGGTTCGACATCAGGCTCGTGCAGCTCGGCGACCTGGTGGAGCGGCTGCAGGGAAGCGGAAGCCCGGCGCGCTACTACCGGGCGGCGGTGATGCCGCAGGACGCGTACGCGCGGGCGCGCAACACCAGCGCGGTGGCCACCCTGGCCGTGCCGAACCTGCTGGTGACCACGGAGGGCACGGACCTCGGGCTGACCGAGCAGTTCACCCGGACGGTGATCGCCAGCCGCGACGACATCGGGCGCGAGGTGCACGCCGCGCAGCTGGTGGACCTGCGGACCGCGATCTACACCGATCCCCTGGACCTGCACGAGGGCGCGCGGCGCCACTACCGCTCGGTCAAGCCGTAG
- a CDS encoding endo-beta-N-acetylglucosaminidase, with the protein MSESDALRRAALRRDASRRDALQREESPPARRTVLAAGAGALALAAGSAPAAAAAAGAPGATAATPAPVDLAPYASYWFPDSLPEGSPGPGIVWRSLKQWTPQSDPDLAHNTATVPLAPRFTPVPPHRGARAGQARIASLVSFGPTARNPSQGSATADSYALTHWAYIDELVFWGGSAGEGIVLAPNAPVVDAAHRNGVRVLGNVFLPPAAYGGDLRWTRDLVQRDPLGRFPIAEQLVRVASAYGFDGWFVNAETEGGDSEIATLMRRFLRALRAAGEPHGLRITWYDAMNTTGRVGWQGALNELNQEFFEDRAGKVADTMFVDFRWTPQSLADSGALADRLGRSRHELWAAVDTESHGWDSAVRWDAIIPRERDHVVSYGFYRPEWTLSHLTDRSPGAFHRADDRFWTGRSLDPSRPDPEDPWRAPATAVADRSTVASLPFACSFNTGHGERWYEEGEVASEAPWSHLGLQDRLPGRRWAVDTAGPQPAVTLDFARAWRGGSSLLVAGPLTAPAAVGLHATRLALTRSTVLELVHATEAGPVAVEVGVATREPAAPGEPVPYTWLRARTLGAGRAWRRTRVGLSALAGRTAYGLAVRITGIGKEAVEWRLGALSVRDTAAGRRPAPPAALTVDAAARHEDRARLRLSWRRAAGPIRQYTVSRVLPEGTRRFLGGTCGTALYLPAVQRAGRERATVLEVRAVDELYAASLPARTTLTW; encoded by the coding sequence ATGTCCGAGAGCGATGCCTTGAGACGCGCCGCACTACGGCGCGACGCGTCACGGCGCGATGCGTTACAGCGCGAGGAATCACCACCGGCCCGGCGCACGGTCCTGGCAGCCGGGGCGGGAGCCCTCGCCCTCGCGGCCGGATCCGCTCCGGCTGCGGCCGCCGCCGCAGGGGCCCCGGGCGCCACGGCCGCCACGCCCGCCCCCGTCGACCTGGCCCCGTACGCCTCCTACTGGTTCCCCGACTCCCTCCCCGAAGGCTCCCCCGGCCCCGGGATCGTCTGGCGCTCGCTCAAGCAGTGGACCCCGCAGAGCGACCCCGATCTCGCCCACAACACCGCCACCGTCCCGCTCGCGCCGCGCTTCACCCCGGTCCCGCCGCACCGCGGCGCCCGCGCCGGCCAGGCCCGGATCGCCTCCCTCGTCTCCTTCGGCCCCACCGCGCGGAACCCCTCGCAGGGCTCGGCCACCGCCGACTCCTACGCGCTGACGCACTGGGCGTACATCGACGAACTGGTGTTCTGGGGCGGCTCCGCCGGCGAGGGCATCGTCCTCGCCCCGAACGCCCCCGTGGTCGACGCGGCCCACCGCAACGGGGTCCGGGTGCTGGGCAACGTGTTCCTGCCCCCGGCGGCCTACGGCGGCGACCTCCGGTGGACCCGCGACCTGGTCCAGCGGGACCCCCTCGGCCGCTTCCCGATCGCCGAGCAGCTGGTGCGGGTGGCTTCGGCGTACGGCTTCGACGGCTGGTTCGTCAACGCCGAGACCGAGGGCGGGGACAGCGAAATCGCCACGCTCATGCGGCGGTTCCTGCGCGCCCTGCGGGCTGCCGGTGAGCCGCACGGGCTGCGCATCACGTGGTACGACGCGATGAACACCACCGGCCGGGTCGGCTGGCAGGGCGCGCTCAACGAGCTCAACCAGGAGTTCTTCGAGGACCGCGCCGGCAAGGTCGCGGACACCATGTTCGTGGACTTCCGCTGGACCCCGCAGAGCCTGGCCGACTCCGGCGCGCTCGCCGACCGCCTGGGCCGCTCCCGCCACGAGCTGTGGGCGGCGGTGGACACCGAGTCCCACGGCTGGGACTCCGCCGTCCGCTGGGACGCGATCATCCCGCGCGAGCGCGACCACGTCGTCAGCTACGGCTTCTACCGGCCGGAATGGACCCTGAGCCACCTCACCGACCGCTCCCCCGGCGCCTTCCACCGCGCCGACGACCGGTTCTGGACGGGCAGGTCCCTCGATCCGTCCCGCCCGGACCCCGAGGACCCCTGGCGCGCCCCGGCCACGGCCGTGGCCGACCGGTCCACGGTCGCCTCGCTGCCGTTCGCCTGTTCCTTCAACACCGGGCACGGGGAGCGCTGGTACGAGGAGGGCGAGGTCGCCTCCGAGGCTCCGTGGAGCCACCTCGGGCTCCAGGACCGGCTGCCGGGACGCCGCTGGGCCGTGGACACCGCCGGGCCTCAGCCCGCGGTGACCCTGGACTTCGCGCGGGCCTGGCGCGGCGGCTCCAGCCTGCTCGTCGCCGGCCCCCTCACCGCCCCGGCCGCCGTCGGGCTGCACGCGACCCGCCTTGCGCTGACCCGGTCCACGGTCCTGGAGCTGGTGCACGCCACCGAGGCGGGGCCGGTCGCCGTGGAGGTCGGGGTGGCCACCCGCGAGCCCGCCGCCCCGGGCGAACCCGTGCCGTACACCTGGCTCCGGGCACGGACCCTCGGCGCGGGGCGGGCCTGGCGCCGGACGCGGGTCGGGCTCTCGGCACTGGCGGGGAGGACGGCGTACGGACTTGCCGTACGGATCACGGGAATCGGGAAGGAAGCCGTGGAGTGGCGGCTCGGGGCCTTGTCGGTACGCGACACCGCCGCCGGCCGGCGCCCGGCGCCTCCCGCCGCCCTGACCGTGGACGCCGCGGCCCGCCACGAGGACCGGGCACGGCTGCGCCTGTCGTGGCGCCGGGCGGCCGGGCCTATCCGGCAGTACACGGTGTCCCGGGTACTGCCCGAGGGCACCCGGCGCTTCCTCGGGGGCACCTGCGGCACCGCCCTCTACCTGCCCGCCGTCCAGCGGGCCGGCCGGGAGCGGGCCACGGTCCTCGAGGTGCGGGCCGTGGACGAGCTGTATGCGGCCTCCCTCCCGGCCCGCACCACCCTGACCTGGTAG